The Paraburkholderia sp. D15 genome has a segment encoding these proteins:
- a CDS encoding ATP-binding cassette domain-containing protein — protein sequence MPNSATLPRSQLTRRIAADLMRAVWRYRNQTVAALLLMVAAKLSTVLIPLVLKHVVDELGHPVAQALFPVFLVLAYALLRFLGDALNEARDVVFSIVTQRTVAAFTERTFAHLHRMSARFHTKRETGAIVRDVQKGADGIGFLLGVALFTIVPTAFEIATIVAIMVHNYAREFMIAIAATFVCYAAYTFVFTRRRVAFQRAVNALEAQSDGRLVDSLLNYDTVKYFATEDTETKRLSVVLDKWVHARTANQRALTALHVGQSAVIAFGIGAIMLLAAQHVVAGSMTVGDLILVNAYIIQICMPLNTLGFVFRETNDAMVNVERMFEILAARGRVGEDIDEPAAKPLVVSAGHISFEHVDFGYDPARQILRDVDFHAYPGKTLAIVGGSGSGKSTLVKLLFRLYQPNSGRILIDGQDIGHVTQKSLREAIGIVPQDTVLFNETIAYNIAYGRPSATRADVVRAARAAQLDEFIERLPDHYDTRVGERGVRLSGGERQRIAIARAILKDPRIIVFDEATSALDTRSERAIQTELTRLAQGRTSIVIAHRLSTVVDANWILVMEHGRVVEQGTHRELLTREGVYAKMWSLQWQQGELEHAQRKLTAQSVSLAALMAGVIDALHDEIAAQRVTLYPQISDNDLRVTGDPSVLQPLIAELCRNEIVHARPGQRIELRVERHNNQVWVTVLGMGEKPAELSQAAARYMEEALAAAGGSFTLMTLNGRLAYVAMLPLRPVADADSRAGSAAMPLTSEVDGAAPLEGLFVMAIDDQEDALDALEAVLVSSGARVRTASSGKEALEWFAATPTTQWPHALLCDIVLADEDGYDVLRRLRRLEADRQLTLQDRVPAIAITGYAEGEDRMKAEMAGFQAHLSKPVAPEKLIGEIRNLAMASARTGV from the coding sequence ATGCCGAACTCCGCAACGCTGCCCCGTTCCCAGTTGACCCGCCGCATTGCCGCCGACCTGATGCGCGCAGTCTGGCGTTATCGCAACCAGACCGTCGCTGCCTTGCTGCTGATGGTTGCCGCGAAGCTCTCCACTGTTCTGATCCCGCTCGTGCTCAAGCATGTGGTGGACGAACTGGGGCACCCGGTCGCGCAGGCGCTGTTCCCGGTGTTCCTCGTGTTGGCTTATGCATTACTGCGTTTTCTCGGCGATGCATTGAACGAAGCGCGCGACGTGGTGTTCAGCATCGTCACGCAGCGCACCGTCGCAGCATTTACCGAGCGGACTTTCGCGCATCTGCATCGCATGAGTGCGCGCTTTCACACGAAACGCGAGACCGGCGCAATAGTTCGCGATGTGCAAAAGGGCGCCGACGGCATCGGCTTTCTGCTCGGCGTCGCGCTATTTACGATCGTGCCGACCGCGTTCGAGATTGCGACCATCGTCGCGATCATGGTCCACAATTACGCGCGCGAATTCATGATCGCGATTGCGGCAACCTTCGTTTGCTATGCGGCGTATACATTCGTGTTCACCCGGCGGCGCGTTGCGTTCCAGCGCGCGGTGAATGCTCTGGAGGCGCAATCGGATGGCCGGCTCGTCGACAGTCTGCTTAACTACGACACGGTCAAATACTTCGCCACCGAAGACACGGAAACGAAGCGGTTGTCGGTCGTGCTCGACAAGTGGGTGCACGCCAGAACGGCGAATCAGCGCGCGCTGACGGCGCTGCACGTAGGGCAGAGCGCGGTGATCGCGTTCGGCATTGGCGCAATCATGCTGCTCGCGGCGCAGCACGTGGTGGCCGGAAGCATGACTGTCGGCGATCTGATTCTGGTGAATGCGTACATCATCCAGATCTGCATGCCGTTGAATACGCTCGGCTTCGTATTTCGTGAGACGAACGACGCAATGGTCAATGTCGAGCGCATGTTCGAAATCTTGGCCGCGCGTGGGCGCGTTGGCGAGGATATCGACGAACCGGCCGCGAAACCGCTAGTGGTGAGCGCAGGGCACATCTCATTCGAGCACGTGGACTTCGGCTACGACCCGGCTCGGCAGATTCTGCGCGACGTGGACTTTCATGCGTATCCTGGCAAGACTCTGGCGATTGTCGGCGGCAGCGGGTCGGGCAAGTCGACACTCGTGAAGCTGCTCTTTCGTCTTTATCAGCCAAACAGCGGCAGGATTCTTATAGACGGACAGGACATCGGTCACGTTACGCAAAAGAGCCTGCGCGAAGCAATCGGCATCGTGCCGCAAGACACGGTGCTGTTTAACGAAACCATTGCCTATAACATCGCGTACGGCAGGCCTTCGGCAACGCGCGCGGACGTGGTGCGGGCGGCGCGCGCGGCGCAACTCGACGAATTTATTGAACGTCTGCCCGATCATTACGACACCCGCGTCGGCGAGCGCGGTGTGCGGCTCTCGGGCGGCGAGCGCCAGCGCATTGCCATTGCACGCGCCATTCTGAAGGACCCGCGCATCATCGTATTTGACGAGGCAACCTCCGCGCTCGACACGCGTTCGGAACGCGCGATCCAGACCGAGTTGACGCGGCTCGCGCAAGGCCGCACGTCGATCGTGATCGCGCACCGGTTATCGACCGTGGTCGACGCCAACTGGATTCTGGTGATGGAGCATGGCCGCGTGGTCGAGCAGGGCACGCACCGCGAGTTGCTCACGCGTGAAGGCGTGTACGCGAAGATGTGGTCCCTGCAATGGCAGCAGGGCGAACTCGAGCACGCGCAACGCAAGCTCACCGCGCAGTCTGTCAGCCTCGCGGCGCTGATGGCCGGCGTGATCGACGCGTTGCACGACGAAATTGCCGCGCAACGGGTGACGCTGTATCCGCAAATCAGCGACAACGATCTGCGTGTGACCGGCGACCCGAGCGTGCTGCAACCGCTGATCGCCGAGCTGTGCCGCAACGAGATCGTGCACGCGAGGCCGGGGCAGCGCATCGAGCTTCGCGTCGAGCGGCATAACAATCAGGTGTGGGTCACGGTACTCGGCATGGGCGAAAAGCCCGCTGAACTGTCGCAAGCGGCTGCTCGTTATATGGAGGAAGCGCTGGCTGCGGCGGGCGGCAGCTTCACGCTAATGACGCTCAACGGGCGGCTCGCCTATGTCGCCATGCTGCCTTTGCGTCCGGTGGCCGACGCTGATTCACGTGCCGGTTCGGCGGCAATGCCGTTGACCTCGGAAGTGGACGGCGCGGCGCCGCTAGAAGGTCTCTTTGTCATGGCTATCGACGACCAGGAAGACGCGCTCGACGCATTAGAAGCGGTGCTTGTGTCGAGTGGCGCGCGCGTGCGAACTGCGTCGTCGGGCAAGGAGGCCCTGGAGTGGTTCGCTGCCACACCGACCACACAATGGCCGCACGCGTTGCTATGCGACATCGTGCTCGCGGACGAAGACGGTTATGACGTACTGCGCCGTTTGCGACGTCTGGAAGCCGATCGGCAACTGACGTTGCAGGACCGCGTGCCGGCGATCGCGATCACCGGCTACGCGGAGGGGGAAGACCGTATGAAAGCGGAGATGGCCGGTTTCCAGGCGCATCTTTCGAAGCCGGTTGCACCGGAGAAGCTGATAGGCGAAATTCGCAATCTAGCGATGGCGTCCGCACGCACGGGCGTATAA
- a CDS encoding glycosyltransferase, with amino-acid sequence MEKKSLSRRISVVVLTYNRADELVATLERLLALPENPPIFVADNGSSDNTVALVKALFPTVCIVECGANLGAAGRNRAAAYVGTDYVAFCDDDTWWEPGSLDRAVQLLDAWPNAGVLSARVVVGEDNLTDPTCSVMRASPLGSEGLPGPALIGYMAGACVFRTSLFRQLGGYDPRLFIGGEEELVALDVLAAGHAIVYCDQLTVHHHPSPSRDSGMRRRTLARNAAWIACLRLPWPEASRATMHALATFSREGTLARDAVPLLRGLAWALRHRKPVPAQVLSMLERVRTGERQMAAPVPATARAKPTVSKVDART; translated from the coding sequence ATGGAAAAAAAATCGCTTTCCCGGCGCATTTCGGTCGTCGTTCTGACGTACAACCGCGCCGACGAGCTTGTGGCCACCCTCGAGCGCCTACTCGCCCTTCCCGAAAACCCACCCATTTTTGTCGCGGACAACGGCTCCAGCGATAACACCGTCGCGCTCGTGAAGGCGCTGTTTCCCACTGTATGCATCGTCGAATGCGGGGCGAATCTCGGCGCGGCCGGACGTAATCGCGCCGCCGCGTACGTCGGTACAGACTACGTGGCCTTCTGCGACGACGACACGTGGTGGGAGCCAGGCTCCCTCGATCGTGCGGTGCAATTGCTCGATGCGTGGCCGAATGCGGGCGTACTGAGCGCGCGCGTGGTGGTCGGCGAGGACAACCTCACGGACCCGACCTGCTCGGTCATGCGTGCAAGTCCGCTTGGCAGCGAAGGGCTGCCGGGCCCCGCGTTGATCGGCTATATGGCAGGCGCATGCGTTTTTCGCACGTCGCTGTTTCGCCAACTGGGCGGCTACGACCCGCGCCTTTTTATCGGCGGCGAAGAAGAACTCGTCGCGCTGGACGTGCTGGCAGCCGGACACGCGATTGTCTATTGCGATCAATTGACCGTGCACCATCATCCGTCGCCGTCACGCGATAGCGGCATGCGGCGCCGCACACTTGCGCGTAATGCCGCGTGGATCGCGTGCCTGCGCCTGCCCTGGCCCGAAGCGAGCCGCGCGACCATGCATGCGCTTGCGACGTTCTCACGTGAAGGCACCCTCGCGCGCGACGCGGTTCCGCTGTTGCGCGGGCTCGCATGGGCATTGAGACACCGCAAGCCAGTGCCGGCTCAGGTGCTAAGCATGCTCGAACGAGTGCGCACGGGCGAGCGTCAAATGGCGGCGCCGGTGCCAGCCACTGCTCGCGCAAAACCAACGGTAAGCAAAGTCGACGCGCGTACCTGA
- a CDS encoding PIG-L family deacetylase codes for MMQSRARLLVVSPHLDDAVLSCGLLLAANPSAIVCTVFTAPPPENMSTDWDRQSGFTDAFEAMQTRKQEDIRALQKLGAQPVHLSFCDAQYLLTPSPDDLTGTLRRTLNEHSPENVFFPLGIFHSDHTLVSDACLALIDVMPDTAFHAYEDVPYRQRQEAVSERIEELTKRGYALSPTTDVRAPVNAFSAHEQTKREAIAAYASQLRAFGPQGQSSLYSTEKYWRLQRASS; via the coding sequence ATGATGCAATCGCGCGCCCGTCTCCTCGTCGTTTCTCCACATCTCGACGACGCCGTTCTGAGTTGCGGGTTGTTGCTCGCAGCTAATCCATCGGCCATTGTTTGCACGGTGTTCACCGCGCCGCCGCCGGAGAACATGTCCACTGACTGGGACCGACAATCCGGTTTCACGGATGCGTTTGAGGCAATGCAGACGCGCAAGCAGGAGGACATTCGGGCGTTGCAAAAGCTGGGCGCACAACCGGTACATCTGTCCTTCTGCGATGCGCAATACCTGTTGACACCGAGCCCCGATGATCTGACCGGAACGCTTCGCCGCACGCTCAACGAGCACAGTCCAGAGAACGTGTTCTTCCCGCTGGGCATCTTCCATTCCGACCACACTTTAGTGTCGGACGCATGTCTCGCGCTGATCGACGTTATGCCTGACACCGCATTTCACGCCTACGAAGACGTGCCATATAGGCAGAGGCAAGAAGCGGTATCGGAGCGCATTGAAGAACTGACCAAACGCGGCTACGCGCTGTCCCCCACTACCGACGTGAGGGCACCGGTCAATGCATTCAGCGCGCATGAGCAGACCAAACGAGAAGCTATTGCCGCATACGCGAGCCAGTTGCGCGCGTTCGGCCCACAGGGGCAAAGCTCGCTTTATTCGACCGAAAAGTATTGGCGGCTGCAAAGAGCCTCAAGCTAA
- a CDS encoding phosphatidylserine decarboxylase family protein — MTDNDKTATERRRLGGWLPSNEEHLARYRTDLAEKARARAHAPRTSAVEDLAALLNGDPVLRMDMTRAIDQARDAGYVLGYSSIDELMVIIDYVMTYAPPFSETSLIHCPLNAVLDWPMCMPSGYALFRDPALNQRLKRVLNCWCGFLSGPHSREHLNTSAPNGWFSPEADERIGMSQFVCDTDKPYWGFSSWNDFFTRRFREGVRPVDQPDNDKIIVSACEAAPYNIQTGVKLTDTFWIKAQPYSLLDMFSASQREIAQRFVGGSIYQSFLSAFNYHRWHAPISGVIKKAYALDGTYYSDADSEGRDAGGLNDSQGYITAVAARAVIVIESDDPAIGQVGCLFVGMADVSSCMIEALPGQRVAKGDEIGFFQYGGSTCCLVFEPGVISSFVPQPPFDHPPPVKVNTHIATAR, encoded by the coding sequence ATGACAGACAACGACAAAACCGCCACCGAGCGGCGCAGGCTCGGCGGCTGGCTGCCATCGAACGAAGAGCATCTCGCGCGATATCGCACCGACCTCGCGGAAAAAGCCCGCGCTCGCGCGCATGCGCCGCGAACGTCGGCGGTAGAAGATCTGGCCGCGCTTCTGAACGGCGACCCAGTTCTTCGCATGGATATGACGCGTGCAATCGATCAGGCCCGCGACGCGGGTTATGTGCTCGGCTATTCGTCAATAGACGAGTTGATGGTGATCATCGATTACGTAATGACTTATGCGCCGCCGTTCAGCGAGACCAGTCTGATTCACTGCCCATTGAATGCGGTGCTGGACTGGCCGATGTGCATGCCGTCCGGCTACGCATTGTTCCGCGACCCGGCATTGAACCAGCGGCTTAAACGCGTGCTCAATTGCTGGTGCGGGTTCCTGAGTGGGCCGCATTCGCGGGAACACCTGAATACGTCGGCGCCGAATGGATGGTTTTCGCCCGAGGCCGATGAGCGGATCGGCATGTCGCAGTTCGTCTGCGATACCGACAAGCCGTATTGGGGCTTTTCGTCATGGAACGACTTCTTCACGCGCCGGTTCCGCGAGGGCGTACGGCCAGTCGATCAGCCGGATAACGACAAGATCATTGTCAGTGCCTGCGAGGCGGCTCCGTATAACATCCAGACAGGCGTCAAGCTGACCGATACTTTCTGGATCAAGGCACAGCCTTATTCGCTACTGGATATGTTTTCTGCTAGCCAGCGCGAAATTGCACAGCGCTTTGTCGGCGGCTCGATCTATCAGTCCTTTCTCAGTGCATTCAATTACCACCGGTGGCATGCGCCGATAAGTGGCGTCATCAAGAAAGCGTACGCGCTGGACGGCACCTATTATTCCGACGCCGATTCGGAAGGCCGCGACGCCGGCGGTCTGAACGATTCGCAGGGCTACATTACCGCGGTGGCGGCGCGCGCCGTGATCGTTATCGAAAGCGACGATCCTGCGATCGGTCAGGTCGGCTGTCTTTTCGTCGGCATGGCCGATGTGTCATCGTGCATGATAGAGGCGTTGCCTGGCCAGCGCGTCGCCAAGGGCGATGAAATAGGTTTTTTCCAGTACGGCGGCTCGACCTGCTGTCTCGTCTTCGAGCCGGGTGTCATCAGCAGTTTCGTGCCGCAACCACCTTTCGACCACCCGCCGCCAGTCAAGGTGAATACGCACATCGCGACCGCGAGGTAA